Part of the Bacillus sp. N1-1 genome, AAGCGGTATTATGTTTAATCAGGGCCAGGTTTGCTGTGCTGGTTCAAGACTGTTTGTCCAAAAGAAGGCTTATGATAATGTAATGGCTGATTTAGTAAGCCATAGCCAGAAGATTAAGCAGGGAGCTGGACTTGATCCTGATACTGAAATGGGGCCACTCGTATCAGCTGAACAGCATGAGCGAGTCATGAAATATATTTCTAAGGGTCAGGATGAAGGCGCGGAATTACTTACTGGTGGACAGGTTCCGTACGATAAAGGATATTATGTTCAGCCTACCATCTTCTCTGATGTTGATGACAAAATGACCATTGCAAAAGAAGAGATTTTTGGTCCAGTTGTTGCTGCCATGCCGTTTGAAGATCTTGATGAATTGATCGAACGAGCAAATGATTCAAATTATGGTCTTGCAGCTGGACTTTGGACAGAGAATCTGAAGTCTGCTCACTATGTTGCAAACAAAATAAAGGCTGGAACGGTATGGGTGAACTGCTATAATGCGTTTGATGCAGCTTCTCCGTTTGGTGGCTATAAGCAATCTGGTATCGGAAGAGAAATGGGTTCTTATGCACTAAATAATTACACAGAAGTGAAGAGCGTTTGGATTAACTTAAAATAACAGAAGAGAACCGCTCGTCCTTTATGGACGGGCGGTTTTTTGAGGTTGCCTAACCGTTTGTTTGGGCTATCTTTTTAAGACGATCAATTTACCTGCAGATGATACGACACGTGCCGTATGATTTCCAAATCCTTTTTGTTTCAACAGTTCCTCGCCTACTTTTTTGGCTTCCTTGTCGTCTTGTGCCTCGAAACTTTCATCAAGAACGGTAGCGCCACTTTTTTCGAATGCCGTGATAATGTATTTTTCCATGATATCCCCTCCTACTAGTAGTTTACCGATTGATCAATTTGTTGTCACTTTTTTCTAAAAAAACGAATCTTTTAGATAAATCAAACGTTATACTTATCGTGGAGTGTTGCGAAGGCAATTAAAAGGGGGAAGTTATGCTCGAATTTCAAAATATTACAAAGCAGTTTGGAGCTTTTACAGCAGTTGAGGGTCTTAATTTATCTATTCCAGAGAATGAGATATTTGGTTTACTCGGTGGGAATGGAGCGGGTAAAACCACAACCTTTCGGATGCTACTGAGACTTATTGATCAAACAAAAGGAACCATTAGCTGGAAGGGAGAAGGGATCTCTTATGATTCCAGTCATTTAATTGGCTACCTACCCGAAGAACGCGGTCTTTATCCAAAGATGAAAGTGAAAGAACAACTCATTTATCTTGGTAAGTTACGAGGAATGAAGAAAGCAGAAGTTGAAAAGGAAATTGCAATATGGCTTGAACGGTTTAAAGTCCCTGAGTACCTTGACAAGAAAGTGGAAGAACTATCAAAAGGAAACCAACAAAAAATTCAATTTATTGCAAGCGTTATTCACAAACCAGAATTGCTCATTCTTGATGAGCCATTTAGTGGTCTTGACCCAGTAAATGTTGAAGTGCTAAAAGAGGCTGTGGTTGATTTGAAAAAATCCGGAACAACCATTTTGTTTTCCAGTCATCGTATGGAGCACGTGGAAGAACTCTGTGAGCATCTTTGTATCCTACATAAAGGAAAAGCAGTTGTTTCAGGAAATTTAAAAGAGATTAAACGTTCATATGGAAAAAAGAATATTCGAATTGATGCAGATTTTGACGTTGCCTTTTTAGAAAACGTTGCCGGAGTTGTTCGATTGAAACAGGGGTTAAATCATAGCGTCGTTCAAATCGAGAATGAACAAGTCTCTCAAACCGTTTTACGGGAGTTGGTAAGTAAAGGGTTTGTTCGACAGTTTGAATTAGAAGAGCCGTCATTAAATGATATTTTCATCGAAAAGGTGGGTGCGGCATATGAATAAGTTTTTCATCGTCCTATCCCAGACGTATTTAAACCGATTAAAGTCCAAAGCTTTTATTATTACGACGGTCATTACATTATTGATGATTTTTTTAATTACGAACATCTCAACCATTATTAATACGTTTGATTCGAGTGAGGCCGATCGTGTAGGGGTAATTGATACAGGCTCGTTTTATTCATCCCTTGAAAATCAAATCAAGATGATGGACGCGGAAATTGTTTTAGAAAAGTTCGAGGGAACAGAAGATGAAGCGGAAGAGGCGGTCGAACAGGGAGACCTTGACAGCTACTTGGTTGTAGAGGAAAACGAAGCTCTGGAGCCGACAGGTCTTTATAAAGCGGAGACGGTGGCAGAACAAGTAACTCCTCAAGTACTTGAAACAGCTCTTCAACAAATGAAGAGTACACTCGCAGCTGAAAAAGCTGGCGTGACTCCGGAGCAGCTTAATCAAATTGATCAGCCTGTACAGTTTGAGAAAGTAGCTTTAGAAAAAGGGGCAAAGACGGAGGAGGAATTGAATCAAGCGCGCGTGTTTGTATATGTGCTCTTGTTCGTTATCTACTTTTCAGTCATTTTTTATGGGAATATGGTAGCTGTTGAAGTAGCAACTGAGAAATCATCACGAGTGATGGAGATCTTAATTTCAAGTGTTTCTCCTGTAAAGCAAATGTTTGGGAAAATTCTTGGAATCGCTTTGCTTGGTTTAACGCAATACGCCATTATTATTGCAAGTGGTTATCTGTTTATGCAAATGCAGGAAGAAGAACTCACAGAAACAGGTTTCCTTTCATTTCTTGATTTCGGCAACTTGTCAACTTCGCTTATCGTCTATGCGATTGTTTTCTTTATTCTTGGGTATTTACTATATGCGACGATTCTTGCTATGGTCGGTTCACTCGTTAGTAGAGCCGAAGAAGTGCAGCAGATGATCATGCCAATACAGCTTCTTATTATTATTGCCTTTTTTATAGCGATGTTCGGACTAAGCACCCCATCTTCTACATTTGTCACGATTTCATCCTATATCCCGTTTTTCTCACCGGTAGTGATGTTTTTACGTGTAGGGATGCTCTCGATTCCATTCTGGGAAGTAGCTCTAAGCCTTACGCTGCTCGTTGGAGCAATTGTCTTATTTGGTATTATGGGCGCGAAAGTCTACCGAGGTGGTGTTCTCATGTATGGAAAGTCATCTTCATTAAAAGACATTGGAAAAGCATTGAAATTATCGAAACGTGAACAATAGCATCTAAAGAAAAGAAGTTAGCAGACCCGGGGATATGGTTTCTCCGGGTCTTATTTTATTTTTTAAATCTTCATCGTTGATCGAATAAGTATACGATGCAGGTGAGCAGATAATGTGAAAGCGTACGAACGTGCGCTCGATTAGATATGGTAAAATGAATGGTAGAGAGCATTCGAAAGGGAGATGAGTGATGAAAGAAGTATCCTTTCTGCACTGTGCGGATCTACATTTAGATAGACCATTCACTGGTGCGAATCAATTACCAACTTCGATTCATGAGTTTGTTCGAGAAAGTGCTTATCGCTCTTTGCGCGCTATCGTTGATCTTGCTATTCAGCAACGGGTAGATTTTGTCCTTTTTGTTGGAGATTTGTTTGATAGTAGCTATCGTAGCATAAAGACACAGATGGTTCTCTTGCAAGAGTTAAAGAGATTAGATGAGGCGGGAATCTATAGCTATCTATCCCATGGGAATCACGATGCATTGGACGGAGAGTGGGCTGCTTTAACTTGGCCAGAATCAAGCTACTTTTTCAGTAAGGAAGTGGAAGCTGTTCCATTCAAGCAAGAGGAGAAGACGGTTGCCTGGATTCATGGATTTAGTTATCCAACTCGTCATGTGAATGAACGGATGGCAAGTGCTTATCAAAGGGCGGATGAAAATAGTTTCCAAATCGGAATGCTTCACGGAAATTTAGAAGGACAGACGGAGCACTCTGCTTATGCTCCGTTTACGTTAAGTGAATTAATGGAAAAGAACTTCGATTATTGGGCGCTTGGTCATATTCATCAACGGACAGAGTTACTAGAAAATCCACCCATCGTCTATCCCGGAAATATCCAGGGAGCTCATTCAAAAGAACGTGGCGAAAAAGGATGTTATTTTGTAAAATTAAGCGATGCTGGTCCATTAACGGTTTTTCATCAAACGTCTGATGTTACATGGCATAGGCCAGTTGTTGATATTGGGAAATGTAACTCCATGGAGCAACTTCTAAACGTTTGTGAAGAAATTTTGAATCAGGAAAACTTCTCTACAGGCGGGCATTTAATCAATTTTGAATTTATCGGGATAAGTTCATTACATACAGATCTGCTGTATGCTAACCAATTAGATGACCTTCTCCAAACACTCCAATTAAATCGAGACATGGAAGATAACGGATTTGTGTGGCCCTACAAATTATCTTTGCATTCAATGCCTTCATGGGATAGAGGCAGTTTAAAAGAGCAGAGTGGCTTTTTACAGGACATTCTCTTTGTTTCAGACCACTATGAGCAAAACGATCTGAAAGAAGCCATTTCCCCTCTCTATAGCCACAGGCGAGCGAGAAAGGCGCTTCATCCATTAGAAGATGAAAGTCAGTTAATAAAAGAAGCGGAAGAACTTTTGCTCACCTACCTCATTGATTCAAAAGGAGATGGCGAGTAATGAAACTTAATGGCATCGAAATCTATGGTTTCGGAAAATTTGAAAACGATCGAATCGAAGATATTTCAACTGAATTGCAACTTATATTTGGAGAGAACGAAGCAGGAAAATCAACGCTTATTGCGTTTATCGAATACGTGTTATTTGGCTTTCAGGCTCGTCAAGAAAATAACTATAGTATGAATCAACTCCCGCGTTTTGGAGGAGTGCTTTTTGTTGAAAATAATGGAGAGACGTTTCGAATTGAAAGAACGAAAGATCGCACGTCTGAACAGGTTGTAATCTACTATTCGAACGGCTCATTTGGAGATAGAGACGATTTAAAGGCACTATTAAAGGGAATGAATCGAACGAGCTTCAGACAAATTTTCTTTTGTAATTTGACAACGCTAAATGACTATCAAAACTATGATGAAGAGGGTTGGAATCAAGTATTATATGAAGCCGGTATGAGCGGCGGGGCTTCGTTACTTGCCATTGAAAAGAACTTTGAAAAGTGGCAAGGTGAAATTTTTAAGCCAGGTGGGAGAAAACCACAACTTAATGAAAAACTGGAAAGCTATGAGTCTTTAAAGAAAAAGACGACCGAATGGGAAAAGAAAAACGAGAGCTATAACCATTTGATAGAGAAGGTCGAGAAGTTAGAAACACAAGTGAAGGGCAATGCAGAAAGGTTGCAATTACTTCAATCTGAGCAGCGAACGCTTGATTATGAGAAACAGATTTTCCCTCTTCTAAAACAGAAACAGAAGCTTCTTCATTTGTTGGATACTCTACCTGAGTTCGATCCTTTTCCAGAGGAAGGACTTGGGAGGTTCGATAAATGGAAGGAACAGTCGGTTCTTTTATCTGGGGAATTAGAGAGTTTAAAGAAAAGAAAGCAGGGTCTACAAGCAGAAATCAATCCTAATCATCTTCTTCCTGATGCGAAAACGTTCTTACAAGAAGTTTCCTCTTTGAATGAAGAAATGATTCTTTATCGAGAAAGAACAGAAGAACGAAGAAGACGTAAGCAAGAACTTTTATCACTTGAGAAAACACTTGAATCAGAGTTGCAGGAATTAGGAGAAACTGAAGAAAAAGTAAAATCTGTGAAGACGTCGTTTTCTGGGCGTGAAAGTTTAAAACAAATCACGGAAGCCTACCAGCAATCAAATCAGAAATACCAATACGTTAATGAGGGATTCCTCACAGCTAAAGAAGATCTTGAGAAAGAAGAAAATGAGTATAAACGCATAAAAGAACGCATTGCTTCTGAGAAAAAGCATAAAAAGGGAGAGAGAGAAAGCTTTTCAACCCAAAAGTGGCCATTTGAGATGATGGCAGTCGCCATCATACTTCTGATTGTGATAGGTTTAGCTGAAAATTGGCTACTTGGTTTCGTGGCGGCGGCTATTGTTATCGGTGGAGCAATCCTTATGACTTACACAACCAAGGCCTCTAAAGGCGGCTTGCAAGATGAGGCACTGATCCGTGAGAGAGAGTGGACTCGACAAGCTGAACAAATAAAAGATCAAGTTGATCGCCTTAACCGCGCATACTTGAAGGCTGCAGAAAAAGTGGATCTTTGGGAAGCGGAGAGGTATCAACTTGATAAGGATTTGGAGGAGTGGCGCGTACGTCATTCGTTTCCAAAAAATTTACCGTCTACATCATTGCTAGACGCATTTGACAGGGTAGTTTCAATCCAGAAGCTGCAGACGGACCGCCATCAAAAGCAGAAGCAGATAGAGGAGCTTGACTCTCATTTAGCCTTGCTCGAAGATAGAATGAAGCGTTTATGTGACAAAGTGAATTTACACTATCAAACGCCTGAAAATGCAATTCAACGCGTGCTCCAAAAAGCGGAAGAGCAAAGAGAAAGTTTGAAAAAAGTTGACATGGCGAAAAGTAAATTAAAATCTCTTGAGGAGCAGTACGATGAGGTTTATGCAAAATTAAAAAGCTGTAATGAGGAAATAAAGGGTCTAATGCTGTTAGCAGAGACAGAAGGCGAAGAGGCCTATCGAACAAAAGGAAAAGCTCATCAAGAAGCAAAAGAGCTGAACCGCCAGCTTACTACTCTTTCATCTCAGCTCGGTGAGAATGTCTCTGTAAGGTTTGCAACCGTGGAAGAATTAGAGGATCAACGTCAACAAGTAGAGATGGAAGAAGCGTCTATTCTGGAAAAGCAGCAGACGCTTTACAAGCAGATAGCTAGTGAGCAAGAAAAAATTCGTCTTTTAACAGAAGATGGCACGTATGATGAGCTGCTTTTGCAACGTCAGCAAAAGGAGGACGAGATTAACGCTTTTGGTCGAAGATGGGCCGTCATGAAAGTAGCATCTGACCTTCTATCTAAAGCAAAAGCAAGATATCAAGAAGAACGCCTGCCGGCAGTGATGAAGAAAGCGGAAGAATACTTTAAGACCATTACAGATTATCGTTACACCGCTATTTATCCACCTCTAGAAGGTGAACCTTTTCGAGTTGTTCATAAGAGCGGACGAGCGTACAAGCCATCTGAATTAAGTAGGGGAACAGCTGAGCAATTATATTTATGTATAAGACTCGCACTTGCTTCTATATCTACAATAGAAATGCCGATTTTTCTTGATGACATCTTTGTGAATTTTGATGAAAAACGGACGAATCTTGCGAAAGCATTTATTAAGAAGTTTTCTAAAGAACATCAAGTGATTTTATTAACATGCCATACAGCTACAACAGTTGGGATAAATGACAAGATGCATGTACTTAAACGTTCATCTGATAGGATAAATAAAAAAGACCATTTAATGAGGTGATCTTATGGAAGAAGTTTATAAAATACACTTAGTTGAAGATGAAGAGAATCTAGTCCAAATATTAAAAACGTATATGGAAAAGGAAGGATTTGTAGTTAAAACTTTTTTGAGTGGTGAAGAAGCGCTCGAAAGCATTCACGAATCCTGTCATCTTTGGATATTGGATATCATGCTTCCTGGAATTGATGGATATGAACTGTTAAAGAAAATTAAGGCAGAGGACGATGTGCCGGTTATCTTCATCTCAGCGAGGGATGAAGATCTTGATCGCATCGTTGGTCTTGAGTTAGGAAGTGATGATTATATTGCAAAGCCATTCATGCCGAGAGAACTAATCATTCGCGCCAAAAAGCTATTAAAGCGAGTGTATCAGCAATCATCCCAAAAACGATTTGAAATTGTAGAATATGAAATTGACCCTGTTTCAAGAAAAGTACTTGATCGAGGGGAGCCTGTTGAATTAACGACGAAAGAAATGGATTTAATTCTTTACTTAGTTGATCATGTGAATCAAACATTGTCTAGAGAACAAATTCTTGTTCACGTTTGGGGAGACGATTATGTTGGGTCAGATCGCGCCGTTGATGATGTGATTAGACGTGTACGAAAAAAAATGCCCCGAATGAATCTTGAGACGTCTTATGGACTTGGTTACCGGTTAATCACATGATTCGCCTGAACTTAACGAAGCGGATTTGGCTCTCGTTTATGATTCTAGTACTGCTTGTGGGCGTCGTGATTGCGGTCATCTATCCTCTTTCTATTAAAGGAACGTTAACAGAAGAAACGTACCAGATTATTGAGAGTGAGCAGCAACGATATACGTTTCCAGATCAGGATGGTCCACTTCCACCTCAAACAGATCAAGATTTTATCGAACGGAGAGACGCTGAGCGGTCAGTTGGACATACATTGATTACAAGGCTATATAGTGGCCCATTACAAGGAGACCCAATTCCAGATGAAGTTATTATTGAAATGCGTAAAAATGCTCTGGATCAGAAGAAAGATAAAGGGCGTTATGAACTCACGTATAATAACCAGGCATCACTGTTTTATGTAATATCCAAAGTTGATGTGAATGGACAAGAAGCGTACTTTATTTCTTATATGTGGGATACGTATCGCAATCAAATGATTGACCGCCTTTGGTGGAGGTTAATTATCATTTTACTCTTTGCTTTGTTTCTTAGTCTTTTTCCTGCAGCGTGGATTGCGCAATATTTGCGAAGACCTTTAACCGTGCTTGGGGAACGTTTTGAGCAAATCGCAAACCGCAATTGGAAGGAGCCGTTCAAATGGGAAGGTGATGAGGAGTTTCAGAAACTCTCCAATCAATTTGAATCAATGAGACAGAACTTAATGAGATATGATAAAGCGCAGAAAACATTTATCCAACATGCATCTCATGAGTTGAAAACGCCGATTATGATCATTAAAAGCTATGCGCAGTCTATTAAAGATGGCGTCATGCCTGATTCACTCGATAATACGATGACGGTCATTTTAAATGAGTCCGATCGCATGGAGCAGCGTGTAAAAGGGATGCTGACGTATATTAAGCTGGATTCAATCGATGAGCCTGAAGGAAATTGGGAAACATTTCGCTTTGGGGTACTTGCTGAAGAACTTCGTGAACGATTTATGTATCAGAGGGAAGATGTAACGTTTTCGATATCAGGAGAACAGATTGAATTGACGGCGATACATGAACAAATGTTAACGGCTATGGACAACCTTGTTCAAAACGCGTTGCGCTATGCTAAAAGTGAGATTCACTTAAAGGCTCGTGAGGATGAAGGACGCATTATATTAGAAGTCTATAATGATGGTGAACAACTATCATTTCAAAAAGTAGAAAAAGATAGATTGTTTGAACCGTTTCAGAAAGGTGATAAAGGCCAATTTGGTATCGGACTTGCGATCGTAAAAAAAATTGCGGAACGTCATAAAGGAATAGCAGAAGTAACCAATTTGGATCAGGGAGTTGTTTTTTCGATTATAATGCCGAAGAAACAAAGCGAAAGGTCTGAGTAAGGCGCTATGCTATACTAGATAAATACATTTTGACCCGGAGGTGGAAAGATGAAGGAATTCAAGGGAATCGGACATTACCGAGTAGGTGATCAAGTTGATCACTTCCTGCTAATTAAATCATCAGTGAAAGGCGTAGCAAGTAATGGAAAGCCTTTTCTTACATTAATTTTACAGGATAAATCAGGAGATATTGAGGCTAAGCTTTGGGACGCATCTTCTGACGATGAAGAGAGTTTTGATGCTCAACAAATTATTAAGGTGAAAGGTGATGTGACAAGCTATCGTGGACGTAATCAACTAAAAATTAAAGCTATTCGCCTTGCAACAGATATGGACCAGGTGAAAGTAAGTGATTTTGTTGAATCAGCTCCACTTGAAGTGAATGAAATTATGGAGAAAATCACGCAGTATGTGTTTGAAATGCGTAATCCAAACATTCAGCGTATTACGCGTCATCTTGTGAAAAAACATCAAAATGACTTTCTTACATTCCCGGCCGCAACAAAAAACCATCATGAGTTTGTGTCAGGATTATCTTATCATGTCGTTTCCATGCTTGATATTGCTAAGTCCCTATCTCAGTTATACCCTTCTCTTGATACAGATTTGCTTTATGGCGGAATTATCCTACATGATTTAGGAAAAGTCGTAGAGCTATCAGGATCAATTGCAGCAAGTTATACGAATGAAGGGAAGTTACTTGGTCATATATCGATCATGGTGAATGAAATCGGTCAGGCAGCAAAGGATCTAGAAATTGAAGGTGAAGAAGTTATGCTTCTTCAACATCTGATCTTGAGTCACCATGGTAAAGCGGAGTGGGGTAGTCCAAAGCCTCCAATGATTCGGGAAGCAGAGATCTTGCATATGATTGACAACATTGATGCGAAAATGAATATGCTTGATCGAGCTCTAAATAAAGTTGAGCCAGGTGAATTTACAGATCGCGTCTTTGCGCTTGATAATCGTTCATTTTATAAACCTAAGGTGATCCCTATTAGTGAAAATGTAAAAAAATAAAGTAAGGTAACAGAAGGGAAATGCGTTCTTTGAGCCATTTCTCTTTTTTCTGAGAAAAAGGAAGACCGGGGGATGGACATGAAAATAAAGGATTGGGATCGGAATTTAAAGATTAGACTATTTGGAGAGGGCATGATGAACATTCTTTTTTGGATGTTCTTCCCCTTCATGGCAATTTATTTTTCGGATTCATTTGGGAAAGGAATGGCAGGTCTCTTACTAGTTTTGTCTCAGGTTGTTGCAGTTATCGCTAATTTAATTGGTGGGTATTGTGCGGATCAATATGGAAGAAAGCAAATGATGTTTCTTTCTGCTCTAGGGCAGGGAGTAACATTTATTGCGTTTGCGTTTGCTAATTCTCCATGGCTTAGTTCCCCAATGCTAACGTTTGTAAGCTTTTCTGTTCTTGGCATCTTCGGCTCATTGTACTGGCCGGCTAGTCATGCCATGGTTGCAGATGTTGTGGAAGAAAAAGACCGGAATACAGTCTTTGCTGTCTTCTATACGGCACTCAATATTTCAGTTGTCGTCGGGCCAATTCTAGGCGGACTTTTCTTCTTTCAGCATCGATTTGGTTTACTATTAATTGCTGCTGCCGTCAGCTTCTCTCTGGCAGTATTAATTTCCATCTTTATTCGTGAGACAGCTCCAGAAAAGAGACAAAATAGTCTCGTTACAGATTCTTCTACGAAATGGACAAAGTTTCTTTGGACTCAGCTTCAAGACTATCGAGTGATTGGGAATGACAAAGTTTTTCTGTTATTTATTTTGGCTGGCGTCCTAGTTGCTCAGACATTTATGCAACTTGATTTATTAATCGCAGTTTATTTAAGCGAAAAAGTGCCAGAGCAAGCTGTTTTTACGTTCTTAGATACTGCGATCAGAGCAGATGGTAATCAGATATTTAGTTGGCTCATATCAGAAAATGGCTTACTTGTTGCGCTGTTAACCGTTTATATGACAACTAAAATGAATCAATTTAAAGAGAGAAATGTTTTTATTGTTTCTTGTTTGATCTATGCGCTAAGTATGATCATATTTGGAAACGTCACTTCTATATGGCTTCTTGCTATTGCTATGTTTATTTTTACAATGGGAGAACTTATGGTTGTTGGAATTCAAGAAGGATTTGTTTCGCGTCTAGCTCCAGAGCATATGCGTGGGCAATATTTTGCAGCTGCAAGTCTTCGTTTTACAATCGGTAGAACGGTCGCACCAGTAGCCATACCACTTACAGCCCTAATAGGATTTCAATGGACGTTTTACTTGATAAGTTTTCTTGCAGTGAGTGCTGCTGTCATCTATTTTGTGATGTTTAACATGAGTGAGAAACAGGGAGTCAACCATTCATAACTCTTCTTACTGGTATAATTCATTCCTTTTGCACATAAAGTGTAGTAATTGAAGAAGCTTGTACGAAAGAAAGGAAGTGCTTTGGATGAGGAAAGGCGTTCTCATACTTCTAGGTTTCTTATTCATTTTAAGTTTGTTTCAACTTACAGAGATATCGGCCACTTTATCAGGCGTACTCTCTCAATTTCCATGGTGGATTTATTTTGTACTAGCCGGTATTGTTTACAGTGGTTATAAGACAATGCAATTAACAGCTGAAGAGAGAAAAGTTGATCAGATTCATATTGAAGAAGAAGGTAGAGTGTACGTGGAGAGAATGGAGGAAGAACGCGAACGTAGGAAACAGCGAATACCGGAATAGGTACGATAAAAAAGACGAAAGGGCTCAGCCCTTTCGTCTTTTTATCATTATTCTTCTGATTGAGCCTTGTCAGACTCTTCAGTTTCAGTGTTTTCTTTCGGCTCCTCTGTTTTGAAGAGATCTTCAAACTGATCATCTTTTACTTTAATATCAGATTCTTTGATTAGCTCATCAATGACTGTTGGAACGTCTTTTGCATTTTGTAGCATATACTGTTCTTCAACTTGATCTTTTGCATCTTCAAATGACATGACTGTTTTCTTCTTTAGCTTAATAATGTGATAGCCAAATTGTGATTGAACGATGTCACTTACTTCGCCTTCTTTTAATGCAAAGGCAGCTTCTTCAAACTCTGCAACCATGTCGCCTTGTTTGAATACGCCAAGATCACCGCCATTTTCAGCTGATCCATCTTTTGAATATTCTTTTGCAAGTTCAGCAAAATCTCCGCCGTCTTCTAATTTCTTTTGCACTTCTTTCGCTGTTTCTTCATCGTCAACTAGAATGTGGCTTGCTTCTAGTTCTGTGAAGAGATTCTTGTTTTCTTCATAGAACTCTTTAAGCTTCTCGTCCGTCACCTCTACACCGTCGGTCGCCGCTTTTTGAGCAAGAAGTTGCTTTCGTACATCAACTTTAAACTGCTCAATATCCTGGTATCCATTTGATTGAAGGGCTTGTTCAAGTTGCTCATCTGTTTCAAAATTTTCTTTAATCTTATCGAGTTCTTTCTCAACTTCTTTATCAGAAACATCGTATTTATCTTCTAGAATTTTCGTTTGGACAAGATCGCTTAGTACCGATTCACCAGCTTGATCTTTTAATGCTTGATAAAATTCTTCCTGTGTAACATTTCCAGCGCTTGTTTCAACGACAGCTTCTGAATTATCTCCTGAATCATTGCTGCAAGCGGATATCGCAAGTAAAGCGATTAAAGCAGAAAGCATAATGAACATTTTTTTCATCAAGTATACACTCCTAAAGGGTTAGTTAAATTTAACAATATTGTGATACAGTTAATA contains:
- a CDS encoding YhzD family protein, yielding MEKYIITAFEKSGATVLDESFEAQDDKEAKKVGEELLKQKGFGNHTARVVSSAGKLIVLKR
- a CDS encoding ABC transporter ATP-binding protein, with protein sequence MLEFQNITKQFGAFTAVEGLNLSIPENEIFGLLGGNGAGKTTTFRMLLRLIDQTKGTISWKGEGISYDSSHLIGYLPEERGLYPKMKVKEQLIYLGKLRGMKKAEVEKEIAIWLERFKVPEYLDKKVEELSKGNQQKIQFIASVIHKPELLILDEPFSGLDPVNVEVLKEAVVDLKKSGTTILFSSHRMEHVEELCEHLCILHKGKAVVSGNLKEIKRSYGKKNIRIDADFDVAFLENVAGVVRLKQGLNHSVVQIENEQVSQTVLRELVSKGFVRQFELEEPSLNDIFIEKVGAAYE
- a CDS encoding ABC transporter permease gives rise to the protein MNKFFIVLSQTYLNRLKSKAFIITTVITLLMIFLITNISTIINTFDSSEADRVGVIDTGSFYSSLENQIKMMDAEIVLEKFEGTEDEAEEAVEQGDLDSYLVVEENEALEPTGLYKAETVAEQVTPQVLETALQQMKSTLAAEKAGVTPEQLNQIDQPVQFEKVALEKGAKTEEELNQARVFVYVLLFVIYFSVIFYGNMVAVEVATEKSSRVMEILISSVSPVKQMFGKILGIALLGLTQYAIIIASGYLFMQMQEEELTETGFLSFLDFGNLSTSLIVYAIVFFILGYLLYATILAMVGSLVSRAEEVQQMIMPIQLLIIIAFFIAMFGLSTPSSTFVTISSYIPFFSPVVMFLRVGMLSIPFWEVALSLTLLVGAIVLFGIMGAKVYRGGVLMYGKSSSLKDIGKALKLSKREQ
- a CDS encoding DNA repair exonuclease; this encodes MKEVSFLHCADLHLDRPFTGANQLPTSIHEFVRESAYRSLRAIVDLAIQQRVDFVLFVGDLFDSSYRSIKTQMVLLQELKRLDEAGIYSYLSHGNHDALDGEWAALTWPESSYFFSKEVEAVPFKQEEKTVAWIHGFSYPTRHVNERMASAYQRADENSFQIGMLHGNLEGQTEHSAYAPFTLSELMEKNFDYWALGHIHQRTELLENPPIVYPGNIQGAHSKERGEKGCYFVKLSDAGPLTVFHQTSDVTWHRPVVDIGKCNSMEQLLNVCEEILNQENFSTGGHLINFEFIGISSLHTDLLYANQLDDLLQTLQLNRDMEDNGFVWPYKLSLHSMPSWDRGSLKEQSGFLQDILFVSDHYEQNDLKEAISPLYSHRRARKALHPLEDESQLIKEAEELLLTYLIDSKGDGE
- a CDS encoding AAA family ATPase; this translates as MKLNGIEIYGFGKFENDRIEDISTELQLIFGENEAGKSTLIAFIEYVLFGFQARQENNYSMNQLPRFGGVLFVENNGETFRIERTKDRTSEQVVIYYSNGSFGDRDDLKALLKGMNRTSFRQIFFCNLTTLNDYQNYDEEGWNQVLYEAGMSGGASLLAIEKNFEKWQGEIFKPGGRKPQLNEKLESYESLKKKTTEWEKKNESYNHLIEKVEKLETQVKGNAERLQLLQSEQRTLDYEKQIFPLLKQKQKLLHLLDTLPEFDPFPEEGLGRFDKWKEQSVLLSGELESLKKRKQGLQAEINPNHLLPDAKTFLQEVSSLNEEMILYRERTEERRRRKQELLSLEKTLESELQELGETEEKVKSVKTSFSGRESLKQITEAYQQSNQKYQYVNEGFLTAKEDLEKEENEYKRIKERIASEKKHKKGERESFSTQKWPFEMMAVAIILLIVIGLAENWLLGFVAAAIVIGGAILMTYTTKASKGGLQDEALIREREWTRQAEQIKDQVDRLNRAYLKAAEKVDLWEAERYQLDKDLEEWRVRHSFPKNLPSTSLLDAFDRVVSIQKLQTDRHQKQKQIEELDSHLALLEDRMKRLCDKVNLHYQTPENAIQRVLQKAEEQRESLKKVDMAKSKLKSLEEQYDEVYAKLKSCNEEIKGLMLLAETEGEEAYRTKGKAHQEAKELNRQLTTLSSQLGENVSVRFATVEELEDQRQQVEMEEASILEKQQTLYKQIASEQEKIRLLTEDGTYDELLLQRQQKEDEINAFGRRWAVMKVASDLLSKAKARYQEERLPAVMKKAEEYFKTITDYRYTAIYPPLEGEPFRVVHKSGRAYKPSELSRGTAEQLYLCIRLALASISTIEMPIFLDDIFVNFDEKRTNLAKAFIKKFSKEHQVILLTCHTATTVGINDKMHVLKRSSDRINKKDHLMR
- a CDS encoding response regulator transcription factor: MEEVYKIHLVEDEENLVQILKTYMEKEGFVVKTFLSGEEALESIHESCHLWILDIMLPGIDGYELLKKIKAEDDVPVIFISARDEDLDRIVGLELGSDDYIAKPFMPRELIIRAKKLLKRVYQQSSQKRFEIVEYEIDPVSRKVLDRGEPVELTTKEMDLILYLVDHVNQTLSREQILVHVWGDDYVGSDRAVDDVIRRVRKKMPRMNLETSYGLGYRLIT